From Thermococcus barophilus MP:
TATCCATTCAGTTTCAAGTGCTCAACAAAAATATGGAATGTGTCTAAAACATCGTGGATTACAATTGGCAGACCATTTTCCTCTGCCCACTTGGTGATTGAGTAGAATACAATTTCTGGATGATCAATCGAGGAATATTCAATTAGTATTGTTTCACCTGGTTGGACTTTTTCTAAGAATTCCTTTATACTCTTTTGCATATACTTCCCCTCCGTACTGATGTTTACTTTTTGTAAATTTATGTAGATAACGGGAATATTTCAGATCTATAACCGGTCATATTTATAGTTTTCTACTTACCTCTGGGGATCAGATTAGTCATTTTTGCGTCTAATTTGTAATGTTATGTAGCATCATGTTATACGGAAACATAAATATGTTATCTTATTCAATCTTCCTAATCTTTGCAACAAAAAATCCGCTTGTACCGTGCTTATCTGGATAAAATCGTCTTGCTTTTTTAAGTTCTTCGCTTAGTTCAATTCCAAAGGGTTTAACTAAAGCTGGCTCACCATAGCGAAGGGGCAGCAGTTCAACTTCAAAGTTATCCAACACCCACTGAACTACAAATTCGTTTTCTTCTGGCTCAAGGGAGCATGTGGAATAAACCAGAACTCCCCCTTTTTTCAGATTCTCCAGTGCAACCTTAATCATCTTCATCTGCAGATTCTGGCAAAACTTGATATCGTCCAGCGTTCTGTTTGATTTACGCTCAGGATTTTTGTGAATTGTTCCGCTTCCAGTGCATGGAGCATCAAGAAGAATTTTGTCAAATTCAATTCCAAGTTCGCCCATGTATAGGGAAGATTTGTGAAACACCACTACGTTGGTGACTCCCAGACGAGACAAGTTGAGGCGCATCTCCTTCAGCCTTTCTTCTCCAACATCAAAGGCATAAATTATTCCCCCGTTTTTCATAAGCTGTGCCATATAAGAGGTTTTTCCACCCGGAGCTGCTGCCATATCCGCAACTACTTCGCCGGGCTTTGGCTCAAGAGCAATGGGTGGATACATGGAAGATGCCTCTTGAATGTAAAGAAGACCGCTTAAGTATTCAGGTGTTGAGGTTATTGAAAAGGGCTCCCTTGTAAGGCAGAACCCCTCTTTTGCCCAGGGAACTCTTTTAAATTGAAAGCCTTTTTTGTTCAGCAATTTGGTAAGCTTTGGAATTTCAGTCCTGAGAGTGTTCACCCTAAAGCATCTTGGCAGGGGTTTCTCCATGGCTTCGGCTATTCTTATTGCTCTTTCTCCCCACAGCTGGTAATATCGTTCAGCAAAGGTCTTTGAATATCCAAGGCTGAATAGTCTTTCGAGCATGATTAGGTAACCTCAGTCGCTATTTATAGAAGTTTTGGAAAAAGAAAGGAGATAAATCAAATCTTAATGCCGCCCATAACCAATGCCAAGGCTGCTTTTTGAGCGTGCAGCCTGTTTTCAGCCTGATCCCAGACAACGCTGTTTGGTGAGTCGATTACATCGTCTGTAACTTCCTCGCCCCTGTGTGCCGGAAGGCAGTGCATGAAGATATAATCTGGCTTTGCGTGCTTGACAAGCTCCTTGTTGACTTGGAACGGCTTGAATATCTTCCTTCTCATCTCAGCCTCAGCTTCCTGTCCCA
This genomic window contains:
- a CDS encoding NOL1/NOP2/sun family putative RNA methylase, with translation MLERLFSLGYSKTFAERYYQLWGERAIRIAEAMEKPLPRCFRVNTLRTEIPKLTKLLNKKGFQFKRVPWAKEGFCLTREPFSITSTPEYLSGLLYIQEASSMYPPIALEPKPGEVVADMAAAPGGKTSYMAQLMKNGGIIYAFDVGEERLKEMRLNLSRLGVTNVVVFHKSSLYMGELGIEFDKILLDAPCTGSGTIHKNPERKSNRTLDDIKFCQNLQMKMIKVALENLKKGGVLVYSTCSLEPEENEFVVQWVLDNFEVELLPLRYGEPALVKPFGIELSEELKKARRFYPDKHGTSGFFVAKIRKIE